Proteins from a genomic interval of Pseudodesulfovibrio nedwellii:
- a CDS encoding DUF2156 domain-containing protein: protein MPLNFEPISLDRQAEYHACLTGCPQLLTSDFSFANVFGWAEHYGLEWAFHKDLCFIRQTKPETILWAPVGPWEAYDWTNCRTMHESGKFTRVPEALTRLWSVAYGNNILIEESREHWDYIYSVEDLISLKGKKFHKKKNLLNQFKKNYLYAYESMAPECVEEVLEMQDEWYKWYEENNPSDALKAENRAITRVLHNIDQIDGLMGATLRVEGKVIAYTVAEPLCDDSLVIHFEKGDVRYKGVYQAINQMFLEKDGAGFTNVNREQDLGDEGLRKAKLSYNPSFFLKKFETTLL, encoded by the coding sequence ATGCCTCTGAATTTTGAACCGATCAGTTTGGACCGGCAGGCAGAATACCACGCCTGCCTCACTGGATGCCCTCAACTGCTGACCAGCGACTTCTCCTTTGCCAATGTGTTTGGCTGGGCTGAACATTATGGTCTGGAATGGGCCTTTCACAAAGACCTATGCTTCATTCGACAGACCAAGCCGGAAACCATCCTCTGGGCGCCTGTCGGCCCATGGGAAGCATACGACTGGACCAATTGTAGAACCATGCACGAAAGTGGAAAGTTCACCCGCGTCCCTGAAGCCCTGACACGACTCTGGTCCGTGGCTTATGGCAACAACATCCTCATTGAGGAAAGCCGCGAACATTGGGATTACATCTATTCGGTGGAAGATCTAATCTCTCTCAAGGGTAAGAAATTTCACAAGAAAAAGAATCTGCTCAATCAATTCAAAAAGAATTACCTTTACGCCTACGAATCCATGGCCCCTGAATGTGTGGAAGAAGTCCTTGAAATGCAGGATGAATGGTACAAGTGGTACGAAGAAAACAACCCGTCTGACGCCCTCAAAGCAGAAAACCGCGCCATAACGCGTGTTTTGCACAACATCGACCAGATCGACGGTCTCATGGGAGCCACCCTGCGTGTGGAAGGCAAAGTCATTGCCTACACCGTGGCTGAACCCTTATGTGATGACTCCCTCGTTATTCACTTCGAAAAAGGTGATGTCAGATACAAAGGTGTATATCAAGCCATCAACCAGATGTTTTTGGAAAAGGACGGAGCAGGATTCACCAATGTCAACCGAGAACAAGACTTGGGAGACGAAGGATTGCGCAAAGCAAAGTTGTCATACAACCCATCATTTTTCCTAAAAAAATTCGAAACAACCCTACTATAA
- a CDS encoding response regulator encodes MSELSLNTDMRILVVDDSSTMRRILKTSLKDIGLKNVVTADDGDAAWVIVQQDSIDLILSDHKMPNMSGEEFLALVRGDEDYKCIPFIMVTAESFQENVMAAIKLGVSNYIVKPFSAEQLRNKILKVCTIAC; translated from the coding sequence ATGTCTGAACTCTCTCTCAATACCGATATGCGCATTTTGGTAGTGGATGATTCCAGTACGATGCGGCGAATTCTCAAAACGTCCTTGAAGGATATTGGTTTAAAAAATGTGGTGACGGCTGACGATGGTGATGCTGCTTGGGTGATAGTCCAACAGGATTCCATTGATCTTATTCTGTCGGATCACAAAATGCCTAATATGTCTGGTGAGGAATTCTTGGCGTTGGTGCGTGGTGACGAGGACTACAAGTGCATTCCTTTTATCATGGTTACGGCAGAATCTTTTCAGGAGAATGTCATGGCGGCCATCAAGCTTGGAGTATCCAATTATATCGTCAAACCATTCAGCGCAGAGCAGTTGCGGAATAAAATTTTGAAGGTCTGTACCATTGCCTGCTAA
- a CDS encoding alkaline phosphatase family protein, with the protein MSILLSSKSRKRLVVLGLDGVPLDLAKRLGLSLPNIGRLAKHATTVQAELPELSPVNWTAFFTGEGPEKHTIFGFSHMDPHTYQLRISNSHDIDCPTIFDRLGENGIVSRIINLPGTYPVRPLRGMCISGFVSLDLEKAAYPTFLKEKIRSIDYKLEADTNKGRDDLEYLLTELRTTLDSRLKALDMLWPDLGWDLFVHVFTETDRLFHFFMDAVLHEDHPAHFECMRFLADWDYAIGLFLERYDALPGPKRLIVLADHGFTELKTEVCINTLLKQQGLLSLTGSPADEWDASKISSESKAFALDPGRIYIHSVGRFARGCVAKENKNSLIDTIKQGLLQLKYNGEPVLKAVHDRDEIYPGTQSEQTPDLICEPHPGFDLKAKFDRNDIFGLHGRTGTHTVDGAIFSDTDDSRPKRMRDIGNTILQHFDIKK; encoded by the coding sequence ATGTCGATCCTGCTTTCTTCCAAATCTCGTAAACGACTGGTTGTTCTCGGTCTCGATGGAGTACCGCTCGACCTCGCCAAACGCCTCGGCCTGAGCCTGCCTAACATTGGCAGGCTCGCAAAACACGCGACCACAGTCCAAGCAGAGTTGCCGGAACTCTCACCTGTGAACTGGACAGCCTTCTTCACAGGTGAAGGGCCAGAAAAACACACCATTTTCGGTTTCTCCCACATGGACCCGCACACGTATCAACTACGGATCAGCAACAGCCATGACATAGACTGCCCGACCATCTTCGACCGGCTTGGTGAAAACGGCATCGTATCCCGTATCATTAATCTGCCGGGAACTTATCCTGTACGCCCGTTGCGTGGCATGTGCATATCAGGATTCGTATCTCTCGACCTTGAAAAAGCAGCTTACCCCACGTTTTTAAAAGAAAAAATCCGATCAATCGACTACAAACTGGAAGCTGATACCAATAAGGGACGAGACGATCTTGAATACCTTCTCACTGAATTACGCACGACCCTCGACTCCCGTTTAAAAGCACTGGATATGCTCTGGCCCGACCTTGGTTGGGACCTATTCGTTCACGTCTTCACCGAGACTGACCGACTCTTTCACTTCTTCATGGATGCAGTACTTCACGAAGACCACCCGGCACACTTTGAGTGCATGCGCTTTCTCGCAGACTGGGACTACGCCATTGGTCTTTTTCTTGAACGGTATGATGCACTCCCCGGCCCAAAGCGATTAATAGTGCTTGCCGACCACGGTTTCACGGAACTTAAAACCGAAGTATGCATAAACACATTGTTGAAACAGCAGGGGTTACTCTCACTCACAGGCTCGCCTGCCGACGAATGGGATGCCTCAAAAATTTCTTCTGAATCAAAGGCATTCGCCCTTGATCCCGGTCGTATATACATCCACTCGGTTGGACGTTTTGCCCGTGGATGTGTCGCAAAAGAGAATAAAAACAGTTTGATCGACACCATCAAACAAGGCCTGCTCCAGTTAAAGTACAACGGTGAGCCAGTTCTAAAAGCTGTACACGACAGAGATGAAATCTACCCCGGCACACAATCGGAACAGACACCCGATCTTATCTGTGAGCCACACCCTGGTTTTGATCTCAAAGCAAAATTTGATCGTAATGACATATTTGGTTTGCATGGACGAACAGGGACACATACGGTGGACGGAGCAATTTTTTCCGACACCGACGACTCGCGCCCAAAACGGATGCGCGACATTGGCAACACCATACTCCAACACTTTGATATTAAGAAATAA
- a CDS encoding MATE family efflux transporter yields the protein MSDTLTANMSRAPYRTIWNLAWPQLLMMLFHFLIGMTDVWVAGHINREVQASLGIISQSFFLLLVVAMAIANGAVAAISQSLGAGLIRRVKRYVGLCILLAAVLGGAFLIIGLPLKNVMLVALQIPAEMRATTEYFLTIYLIMLPSYYMLMITNAIFRARKQVMYPLYSMIIVTVLNTVLDLGLGLGWFGIPNIGFKGLAWATLVSITAGMLLNVTVLAKHGLLKWESFAPWRWMKRAMPYLAKVAWPSGLMQIVWHSGYMVLYIITASLPRDAVDALAGMAIGLRIEALLFLPAFAFNMTASILIGHYLGARQPVEAKKFGFRILKIGLISITLFSFVVWQFMEPWVGLLTRDTAVAAQAMSYLKWNVLAIPFTLTSMILAGALNGAGATMYNMFIMGAATWGLRLPLAYGLGHVLMKDAEGIWIAMLCSQIVQASILLYFFTFKNWQRFAMIKKRNGHNGR from the coding sequence ATGTCCGACACACTTACTGCAAACATGTCACGCGCACCGTACCGCACCATCTGGAATCTGGCCTGGCCCCAGCTCCTGATGATGCTCTTTCACTTTCTCATCGGTATGACTGACGTATGGGTTGCCGGACACATTAACCGTGAAGTTCAGGCTTCACTCGGCATCATATCCCAATCATTCTTTCTTCTGCTGGTTGTTGCCATGGCCATTGCCAATGGCGCAGTGGCCGCCATCAGCCAATCACTGGGAGCCGGGCTTATCCGACGGGTCAAACGCTATGTGGGACTCTGCATTCTGCTGGCTGCCGTTTTGGGCGGCGCATTCCTGATCATCGGTCTTCCTTTGAAAAATGTCATGCTGGTTGCCCTGCAAATTCCAGCGGAGATGCGCGCCACCACTGAATATTTCCTCACAATCTACCTTATCATGCTGCCATCCTACTACATGCTCATGATAACCAACGCCATATTCCGGGCACGTAAGCAAGTCATGTACCCCCTGTATTCCATGATCATTGTCACCGTGCTGAACACCGTCCTCGACCTCGGTCTGGGGCTTGGCTGGTTCGGTATACCGAATATAGGTTTCAAGGGACTTGCGTGGGCAACCCTCGTGTCCATAACCGCCGGCATGTTGCTCAATGTCACAGTTCTTGCCAAACACGGGTTGCTCAAGTGGGAAAGCTTTGCTCCATGGCGCTGGATGAAACGGGCAATGCCCTATCTGGCAAAAGTCGCATGGCCATCAGGACTTATGCAAATAGTATGGCATTCAGGCTACATGGTTCTCTACATCATCACGGCAAGCCTCCCCAGGGACGCCGTGGATGCCTTGGCTGGTATGGCGATCGGTTTGCGTATTGAAGCCTTACTCTTTCTCCCAGCCTTTGCCTTCAACATGACTGCGAGTATTCTCATTGGCCATTATCTCGGTGCAAGACAGCCTGTGGAAGCCAAAAAATTCGGCTTTAGAATCTTGAAAATAGGCCTCATATCAATCACACTTTTTTCTTTTGTCGTCTGGCAATTCATGGAGCCATGGGTCGGCCTACTCACCCGTGATACAGCTGTTGCTGCTCAAGCCATGAGCTATCTCAAATGGAACGTACTCGCCATTCCCTTCACTCTGACCAGTATGATTCTGGCCGGAGCTCTTAACGGAGCCGGAGCGACGATGTACAACATGTTCATCATGGGCGCGGCCACATGGGGCCTCAGGCTCCCTCTGGCATATGGCCTCGGTCATGTCTTGATGAAAGACGCCGAAGGCATATGGATTGCCATGCTTTGCTCACAAATTGTTCAGGCTTCAATCCTTCTCTACTTCTTCACCTTCAAAAACTGGCAACGTTTCGCTATGATAAAAAAAAGAAACGGCCACAACGGACGCTAA
- a CDS encoding ATP-dependent helicase — MSIDFENELNEAQREAVQTTEGPVLVIAGAGSGKTRTIVYRLAHLVESGVDPSQILLLTFTRKAAQEMLNRAEMILGRSLHGTSGGTFHSFAYATLRQNAMDIGFDNGFTLMDRADSENICKDVKDSLKLGKGDRSYPRKSTLLDMITKSRNKELPIETILEREAYHLNSYLDDLNEISDGYAHFKRNHALMDYDDLLFLVDKLLTENKPLRNQLQTRYRYIMVDEYQDTNLVQARIVKLLAGDKGNVMAVGDDAQSIYAFRGANVANILKFPQIFKDAKVIRLEKNYRSVQPILDLTNEILKGATIKFDKKLYSDLKSNHLPEVVHPLSDQSQAKLVVDQILEFRRKFSLHDIAVLFRAGYQSFPLEVALTRIGIDYQKYGGIRFHEAAHIKDVLSYLRLVLNPHDLLAWQRALDHIKGVGPKTVAKIYKAIHARDNKYLGKMTQKHEQLGELLGELNKLRATPPKPSAILESILAFYQPILTEKYPDDYPKRQAGLEQLSQIAVNYSDMEQFLGDLSLDGDPEEEKRKENAVVLSTVHSAKGLEWSAVIIIDLVEDRFPSRKAMQRAEDLEEERRLMYVACTRAKKCLKLFVPSSVYNRASGMSEPTLPSPFILELPDTVFDRMNESYGGGLEQRRKRGTTGATPLSRPKTNESETSTTPKTDPSKLGFCRHKIFGKGKIIARIEPNKCRVNFPGFGLKVIIEDYLELI; from the coding sequence ATGAGCATAGACTTCGAAAACGAACTTAATGAGGCACAGCGCGAGGCAGTCCAAACCACCGAAGGCCCGGTACTGGTCATCGCCGGTGCTGGATCCGGTAAGACACGCACCATCGTCTATCGATTGGCTCACCTTGTGGAATCAGGCGTCGACCCCAGTCAAATTCTCCTCCTGACTTTTACCCGTAAAGCTGCTCAGGAAATGCTGAACCGAGCTGAAATGATCCTCGGCCGCTCACTGCATGGCACCTCTGGTGGCACCTTTCATTCTTTTGCGTATGCGACTCTACGCCAAAATGCCATGGACATTGGATTCGACAACGGATTCACTCTCATGGACCGTGCCGACAGCGAGAATATATGCAAGGATGTCAAGGACAGCCTCAAGCTCGGCAAAGGAGACCGATCCTATCCGAGAAAATCCACCCTGCTGGACATGATCACCAAATCCCGCAACAAGGAATTGCCCATCGAGACCATCCTTGAGCGAGAGGCATACCACCTGAATTCCTATCTAGATGATCTCAATGAAATTTCTGATGGTTATGCTCATTTCAAGCGAAACCATGCGTTGATGGATTACGACGATCTTCTCTTTCTCGTCGACAAATTGCTGACGGAAAACAAGCCGCTGCGCAATCAACTCCAGACCAGATATCGCTACATCATGGTGGACGAATATCAGGATACCAACTTGGTTCAGGCTCGCATCGTCAAGCTTCTGGCCGGAGACAAAGGGAATGTTATGGCCGTGGGAGATGATGCCCAGTCCATTTATGCATTCCGTGGTGCCAACGTCGCCAACATTTTAAAATTCCCCCAAATTTTTAAAGACGCCAAAGTCATTCGTCTTGAAAAGAACTATCGATCTGTCCAACCCATCCTTGATTTGACCAATGAAATCCTCAAGGGCGCGACCATCAAATTTGATAAAAAACTCTATTCCGACCTCAAAAGCAATCATTTGCCTGAAGTAGTCCACCCACTCAGTGACCAAAGTCAGGCGAAACTTGTGGTGGATCAAATACTGGAATTTCGACGCAAATTTTCATTACATGATATAGCCGTCCTTTTCAGGGCAGGATATCAATCCTTCCCGCTCGAAGTGGCTTTGACACGCATCGGCATCGACTACCAAAAATACGGTGGCATCAGATTCCATGAGGCAGCCCACATCAAGGATGTGTTGTCCTATCTCCGCTTGGTGCTCAATCCACATGACCTGCTGGCATGGCAACGCGCTCTGGATCATATCAAGGGCGTCGGCCCCAAGACCGTGGCAAAAATATACAAAGCCATTCATGCCCGCGACAATAAATATCTTGGCAAGATGACCCAAAAGCACGAGCAGCTCGGAGAACTCCTTGGAGAACTCAATAAACTCCGTGCTACTCCGCCCAAGCCTTCCGCTATTTTAGAATCCATTCTGGCTTTCTATCAACCGATACTCACCGAAAAATACCCGGACGATTATCCCAAACGTCAGGCAGGATTGGAACAACTCAGCCAGATTGCAGTCAACTACTCTGACATGGAACAATTCCTTGGCGATCTCAGCCTGGATGGTGACCCGGAAGAGGAAAAACGCAAAGAAAACGCCGTGGTGCTTTCCACTGTCCACTCTGCCAAAGGGCTGGAATGGTCTGCGGTCATCATCATTGACCTTGTTGAAGACAGGTTCCCATCTCGCAAAGCCATGCAACGCGCCGAGGACCTTGAAGAAGAACGTCGCCTTATGTACGTGGCCTGCACCCGTGCCAAGAAATGTCTCAAGCTCTTTGTACCAAGCTCGGTTTACAACCGGGCCAGCGGCATGTCGGAACCGACCCTGCCAAGCCCGTTCATCCTTGAACTTCCCGATACGGTTTTCGACAGGATGAATGAATCTTATGGAGGCGGCCTGGAACAGAGACGCAAACGCGGCACAACCGGCGCAACGCCTTTATCACGGCCCAAGACCAATGAATCGGAGACTTCGACGACACCTAAAACTGATCCATCCAAACTCGGATTCTGCCGCCACAAAATATTCGGGAAAGGGAAAATCATCGCCCGCATCGAGCCCAATAAATGTAGAGTCAATTTCCCAGGATTCGGCCTCAAGGTCATCATCGAGGATTACCTCGAACTCATCTAA
- a CDS encoding ABC transporter ATP-binding protein, giving the protein MTKPLLDIDKLTTCFSSHQGIAKAVDTVSLSFMQGETLAIVGESGCGKTVLALSILGLIPDPPGRVTEGRILYRGKDLLDMSDTELMQVRGNHISMIFQEPMTALNPVFRVNDQIAEPLRLHQGFSKKEALDKAVDALNMVGIPNPTAIAKTYPHELSGGMRQRVMIAMALACNPDILIADEPTTALDVTIQAQIIDLMNDLTEKMHSSLMLITHDLGVVARMAQRVAVMYSGKVVELADVNSIYAKPLHPYTQGLLASVPTLGDTQRLNPIPGIVPSIFNRPQGCRFHPRCPKAYQKCSLMLPPLFEPEPGHTVRCWLYEE; this is encoded by the coding sequence ATGACCAAACCCCTTCTGGACATAGACAAGCTCACGACCTGCTTTTCCTCGCACCAAGGCATAGCCAAGGCGGTGGATACCGTCAGCCTTTCCTTTATGCAAGGAGAAACCCTGGCTATCGTGGGCGAATCAGGATGCGGAAAAACCGTACTAGCCCTCTCCATTCTCGGTCTTATACCCGATCCGCCGGGCCGCGTCACCGAAGGACGTATCCTCTACCGAGGCAAAGACTTACTCGACATGAGCGATACTGAACTCATGCAAGTCAGGGGCAACCATATTTCAATGATTTTTCAGGAACCCATGACCGCGCTCAATCCGGTCTTTCGGGTAAACGATCAAATAGCGGAGCCACTCCGGCTTCATCAGGGATTTTCAAAAAAAGAGGCCCTCGACAAAGCAGTCGACGCTCTCAACATGGTAGGCATCCCCAATCCCACAGCTATCGCCAAAACATACCCACATGAACTGTCAGGCGGCATGCGGCAACGGGTAATGATCGCCATGGCCTTGGCCTGCAACCCGGACATTCTCATCGCCGATGAACCGACCACCGCATTAGACGTAACCATTCAGGCCCAGATTATTGATCTCATGAATGACCTCACGGAGAAGATGCACAGTTCGCTGATGCTCATAACCCATGATCTGGGCGTAGTCGCACGCATGGCTCAACGGGTCGCGGTCATGTATTCCGGCAAAGTTGTAGAGCTTGCCGATGTAAACAGCATATACGCCAAGCCCTTGCACCCTTACACGCAGGGCCTTCTTGCATCCGTACCGACTCTGGGCGACACCCAACGACTGAACCCCATTCCCGGTATTGTTCCAAGCATATTTAACCGACCGCAAGGATGCCGTTTCCATCCTCGGTGCCCTAAGGCTTATCAAAAATGCTCCCTCATGCTGCCACCTCTTTTTGAACCGGAACCCGGCCATACCGTACGGTGCTGGCTATACGAAGAGTAG
- a CDS encoding ABC transporter ATP-binding protein: MPPLLELINVTKHFKVTSGLLGLQSGLVRAVDGVSLHVNKGETLGLVGESGCGKSTLAKCIMGLTPVTSGEVLFANKALATWEEKALRSKIQMIFQDPYSSLNPRQRIGSIIREGLDIHTIGTKEDRQEKVNGLLQLVGLMPEHGQRYPHEFSGGQRQRVAVARTLALDPQLIVCDEPVSALDVSVQAQVLGLLKDLQTQFGLTYVFISHDLSVVSHISDQVAVMYLGRIMEIGPSKALFDSPKHPYTQALLSAVLLPDPTKQSHRIPLSGDLPSPMDPPTGCPFHPRCPHAFDKCKNGRPELVAGESGTNVACWLHNA, encoded by the coding sequence ATGCCACCGCTTCTCGAACTCATTAACGTCACTAAACATTTCAAAGTCACCAGTGGCCTGCTGGGACTTCAGTCCGGCCTCGTCCGCGCCGTGGACGGCGTCAGTCTGCATGTCAATAAAGGCGAAACCCTGGGATTGGTTGGAGAATCCGGTTGTGGCAAATCGACATTGGCAAAATGCATCATGGGTTTGACCCCTGTCACAAGCGGCGAAGTCCTCTTCGCCAATAAGGCTCTCGCGACATGGGAAGAAAAAGCCCTGCGCAGTAAAATACAAATGATCTTTCAAGATCCATATTCTTCACTGAATCCACGCCAAAGAATCGGATCAATTATCCGCGAGGGGCTGGACATTCATACTATTGGCACCAAGGAAGACAGGCAGGAAAAAGTCAACGGGCTTCTCCAGTTAGTCGGACTCATGCCCGAACATGGCCAACGGTATCCTCATGAATTTTCAGGCGGACAACGCCAACGTGTGGCAGTAGCCCGGACACTCGCTCTTGATCCTCAACTCATCGTCTGCGACGAACCAGTCTCGGCACTCGATGTTTCTGTACAAGCGCAGGTCCTCGGCTTGCTCAAGGACTTGCAGACACAATTTGGCCTAACCTACGTTTTCATTTCACATGATCTGTCCGTGGTCAGTCATATTTCTGATCAAGTGGCTGTTATGTACCTTGGCCGCATCATGGAAATCGGACCGAGCAAGGCCTTATTCGATTCCCCCAAGCACCCCTACACGCAAGCTCTTTTGTCTGCCGTACTGCTCCCTGATCCAACCAAACAATCACACCGAATTCCGTTGAGCGGAGATCTGCCCAGTCCGATGGATCCTCCAACGGGTTGCCCATTCCACCCACGCTGCCCTCACGCATTCGACAAATGTAAAAACGGTCGACCAGAACTTGTGGCCGGAGAATCCGGCACCAACGTCGCATGTTGGCTGCACAACGCCTGA
- a CDS encoding energy-coupling factor ABC transporter ATP-binding protein: MTHAIIELEDVSYAFPNRGNALDKLTFHLHHGEKLGLFGPNGAGKTTMLHILMGLLTPDQGTVELFGVPMTEHKIFNEARLRIGFLFQHSDDQLFCPTVLDDVAFGPLNQGLSKDNAAERAREALAIVGLSEFEDRIPHRMSGGEKKLVALATILAMRPEVLVLDEPTTGLSPEAKVRLVEILQGLDMARLVVSHDPDFLTATTDRLIAMRDGRIRPGELKPHTHVHVHEEGDMPHQH, encoded by the coding sequence ATGACTCATGCGATAATCGAGCTGGAGGACGTCAGCTACGCATTTCCAAACCGGGGCAACGCTCTGGACAAATTGACATTTCATTTACACCACGGCGAAAAACTTGGCCTGTTCGGCCCTAATGGTGCAGGCAAAACAACCATGCTGCATATCCTCATGGGACTGCTCACGCCTGATCAAGGTACTGTGGAACTCTTTGGCGTTCCCATGACCGAACACAAAATTTTTAATGAAGCCCGATTAAGAATAGGTTTCTTATTCCAACATTCCGACGATCAGCTGTTCTGCCCGACCGTGCTTGACGATGTTGCCTTTGGCCCACTTAATCAGGGACTCTCCAAAGACAATGCTGCCGAACGAGCACGTGAAGCGTTGGCTATTGTGGGATTGTCAGAATTCGAAGACAGGATTCCCCACCGCATGTCAGGCGGAGAAAAAAAGCTCGTGGCACTGGCAACAATACTCGCCATGCGCCCAGAAGTACTTGTATTGGATGAACCGACCACAGGATTATCCCCCGAGGCCAAAGTAAGACTTGTTGAGATATTACAGGGGCTGGATATGGCTCGATTGGTCGTTTCTCACGACCCGGACTTTCTGACCGCAACAACAGATCGCCTTATTGCCATGCGTGACGGCCGCATCAGACCGGGAGAACTCAAACCTCACACCCACGTTCATGTCCACGAAGAAGGAGATATGCCTCATCAGCACTAA
- the cbiQ gene encoding cobalt ECF transporter T component CbiQ: protein MGEKLAAITEHFASGNSFIHRIDPRIRLICGALLTIPLAILNSQPPALLGLAFGTLLIFMARLKLTQVLKRLMVVNTFILFLWVFLPFSLPGNALWSIGPFNATTQGVDLALLISIKSNAIVLALMALMGTISVQNLGPAIQQLGINHKLCHILLFTYRYIFVIHQEYMTMRTAMQARGFKPKTNAHTYRSYAWLVGMLLVKSWDRAERVQGAMRCRGFHGRFYSLTEFSTKSTDFIFLAICLLFAARIIQLGFFPGALP from the coding sequence ATGGGAGAAAAATTGGCCGCAATTACTGAACATTTCGCATCAGGCAACTCATTCATTCACCGGATCGATCCCCGCATCCGGCTTATCTGCGGTGCGCTTCTCACCATACCTTTAGCAATCCTGAACTCACAACCGCCCGCATTGCTAGGACTCGCCTTTGGTACCCTGCTCATATTCATGGCGCGCTTAAAACTCACTCAAGTCCTCAAACGACTCATGGTTGTTAACACCTTCATTCTCTTCCTCTGGGTCTTTTTACCCTTTTCCTTGCCGGGTAATGCACTTTGGTCCATTGGACCGTTTAACGCCACGACACAGGGCGTAGACTTGGCATTGCTGATCTCCATCAAGTCCAATGCTATCGTTTTGGCCCTCATGGCACTTATGGGGACTATTTCAGTCCAAAATCTTGGCCCGGCCATCCAGCAACTGGGTATAAACCATAAGCTGTGTCACATACTCCTATTCACTTACCGGTATATTTTCGTAATTCACCAAGAATACATGACCATGCGCACGGCCATGCAAGCCCGGGGCTTCAAACCCAAAACCAATGCACATACCTACCGCTCATACGCATGGCTTGTCGGCATGCTGTTGGTAAAAAGCTGGGATCGAGCTGAACGAGTTCAAGGCGCCATGCGTTGTCGTGGCTTTCACGGCCGGTTCTATTCATTGACCGAATTTTCGACCAAATCGACAGATTTCATTTTCCTGGCAATTTGCCTACTTTTCGCCGCACGTATCATTCAATTGGGGTTCTTTCCCGGAGCGTTACCATGA
- a CDS encoding HD domain-containing protein — MITRQEAFELLKAHNTEANLINHALESEAVMRGLAAKLGQDEELWGITGLLHDLDYAVTKKIHDRHGLDSVDLLTGKLPDEALAAIRRHAYEMNGSDKPETDFDYALRCGETVTGLVHAGALVRPTKIHGMKPKSLKKKMKDKAFAASVNRDCIRECDKIGLELGEFLQIAIASVTAIAPEVGLIAE; from the coding sequence ATGATAACTCGACAAGAAGCCTTTGAATTACTGAAAGCACACAACACTGAAGCCAATCTCATCAACCATGCCCTTGAATCCGAAGCCGTCATGCGCGGTCTGGCTGCCAAATTGGGACAAGATGAAGAACTTTGGGGCATCACCGGCCTGCTGCACGATCTCGATTACGCAGTTACCAAAAAAATCCACGACCGCCATGGCTTGGACAGCGTCGACTTGCTTACCGGCAAACTTCCGGATGAAGCTCTTGCCGCCATCCGCCGCCATGCCTATGAAATGAATGGCTCGGATAAACCGGAAACCGATTTCGACTACGCTCTACGCTGTGGCGAAACCGTGACCGGCCTCGTTCACGCAGGTGCATTAGTACGGCCTACCAAGATCCACGGTATGAAGCCCAAGAGCTTGAAAAAGAAAATGAAAGACAAAGCCTTCGCAGCCAGTGTCAACCGCGACTGTATCCGTGAATGTGACAAAATCGGCCTGGAACTGGGTGAATTCCTCCAGATTGCCATAGCCTCGGTCACTGCCATAGCCCCCGAAGTCGGCCTGATTGCCGAATAA